Proteins encoded in a region of the Oscarella lobularis chromosome 5, ooOscLobu1.1, whole genome shotgun sequence genome:
- the LOC136187203 gene encoding smoothelin-like isoform X4, with product MDDREAELRAELQSATSYDDRRRIRAELRLLQKSGGGGGGGTTIPARKTGSTDYTRRGATSPTKAKSPTPPLLPLSSQKETTPPAEAAVASPTQTTQAMITLENNRMTPTPPPQSTTPPERAMSPSASAPIRAAAKPEIVAAAVAAAAGHRGENDTESGIDMASPDMVDGESDDDEAVSEDEEIRQVEELLKTTKDFRQRRKMRQELDSLKEAREEKLKGRRSRKKGAKSAAEKPTIVEEEEKEEPVVQQEEEEEKEEKEEEETKEEEEEETFSEDEDIAQLEKLVKTTRDFRKRREYMKQLEELKANREQKAAARRRAEPEPQESIESKQEVISEEEVEREEIEEEEETAKSPTPEQETRGGGGGGDVEEEEEEEEEEEEEEETRSQSEKATTPSEKESTPTSPPPAQDSDDSAKKRPPFGGVRMHGAIGVELKPPPPAVATKPRPGRPIVPKEKEAGADSGDFRGLLRKKRSDDKAAVATRQTATGPVQLDFRNVLKKRGGGGGGESGKAAPSPDYRSALKKKVGGPSESVGKRAADAGGKVDFRSHLRKNRESDEEGSGRSRSSTERSSAERSFGVRKAKSQDQPQKDVAAATTLTTTASLHVERRSTSPRRSTSPRRLTPSNKKRSRSPSRESTPVRKEEEAEEEVRKAAEEEEDDAGDAEEATDRNEAVKEASPAVVDREKSATPVEENRDVPAAAADVDGRGEERKEQSPVSVPVVDVHDPSPDEERASEPPKSEEAAVAPAAKELLAGKLDAGKGSRPSSASSVDGVKKKTKTIVVKKVVKKKVVKRVAKTTEKHAADDSAVAAATPAPVADKEDVPETAKEVSSTATTNGSAAAASEGETYEERRRRRQERRAARHRGEAVNDEGTSAASSTRTDSPVDYGARRKARLEARKKQEQEEREKRERFKSSLNAGSESGPKPSLSKKDSGQQQLLTWVKSKCRYYENVEVNDFSKSFSDGLAFCALAHTYFPEEVPFDELTKEDRRRNFELAFTTFTEAGVGDMLDVDDFVATSHPDPRSVMTYLSSIYHFFK from the exons ATGGACGACAGAGAAGCCGAACTTCGAGCCGAA CTCCAAAGCGCAACCAGttacgacgatcgacgacgcatTCGCGCAGAATTGCGTCTTCTCCagaaaagcggcggcggcggcggcggcggcacaaCGATCCCAGCGCGAAAAACCGGATCGACCGACTACACACGCCGCGGCGCCACGTCGCCAACCAAAGCCAAATCGCCAACGCCACCGCTATTGCCGCTTTCGtcacaaaaagaaacgacgccaCCGGCCGAAGCGGCGGTGGCGTCACCAACACAAACGACCCAGGCGATGATAACGCTAGAGAACAACCGAATGACGCCAACCCCGCCGCCGCAATCGACGACTCCCCCCGAACGAGCGATGAGTCCGAGTGCTTCGGCGCCAATACGAGCCGCCGCGAAGCCTgagatcgtcgccgccgccgtcgccgccgccgccggtcaTCGTGGCGAAAATGACACGGAAAGCGGAATCGACATGGCGTCGCCTGATATGGTCGATGGGgagtcggacgacgacgaagcggtgagcgaagacgaagaaattcgacAAGTTGAAGAGCTG ctcaaaacgacgaaggaTTTTCGTCAGAGACGCAAGATGAGACAAGAATTGGATTCGCTAAAGGAAGCCCGCGAAG AGAAGTTAAAGGGAAGGCGATCGCGCAAAAAAGGAGCGAAATCAGCTGCCGAAAAACCGACGATCgtagaggaagaagagaaggaggagccAGTTGTGCagcaagaggaagaagaagaaaaagaagaaaaagaagaagaagagacgaaagaggaagaggaagaagaaaccttttcggaagacgaagatatTGCGCAGCTGGAGAAATTG GTGAAGACCACCAGGGATTTCCGGAAGAGACGCGAGTACATGAAACAGCTGGAAGAATTGAAGGCCAATCGAGAGC AGAAAGCAGCGGCTAGACGTCGTGCTGAACCCGAGCCCCAAGAGTCGATTGAATCAAAACAGGAAGTGATCTCCGAGGAAG aagtagagagagaggaaatagaagaagaagaggaaacggCCAAATCGCCCACCCCGGAGCAAGAAACCA gaggaggaggaggaggcggtgacgttgaagaagaagaagaagaagaagaagaggaagaggaggaggaggaaacgCGTTCTCAATccgaaaaggcgacgaccCCCTCGGAGAAGGAATCAACGCCGACTTCGCCGCCTCCCGCTCAGGATTCCG atgataGTGCAAAGAAGCGGCCTCCTTTCGGAGGCGTACGAATGCACGGAGCGATTGGGGTGGAATTgaaaccgccgccgccggcggtggcgacgaAGCCGCGCCCCGGCAGACCGATCGTGCccaaggaaaaagaagccggTGCGGACAGCGGAGACTTTCGGGGTTTACTTcggaaaaagagaagcgaTGATAAGGCCGCTGTTGCCACGCGACAGACGGCGACGGGGCCCGTTCAGCTCGACTttcgaaacgttttgaagaaaagaggcggcggtggaggaggagagtcCGGCAAAGCAGCTCCGTCTCCGGATTATAGATCggctttgaagaaaaaggtcGGGGGTCCGAGCGAAAGCGTCGGGAAGCGTGCCGCCGATGCAGGGggaaaagtcgattttcgGTCTCACCTGAGAAAGAATCGCGAGTCTGATGAGGAGGGGAGTGGGAGATCGAGGTCATCGACGGAAAGATCGTCGGCGGAACGATCGTTTGGCGtgcgaaaagcgaaaagtCAAGATCAACCGcagaaagacgtcgccgcagcgacgacgctgacgacgacCGCGTCTTTGCACGTCGAGCGCAGATCGACTTCGCCGCGCAGATCGACTTCGCCGCGTAGATTGACGCCGTCGAACAAAAAACGTtcgcgatcgccgtcgcgcgaatcgacgcccgttcggaaggaagaggaggcggaAGAGGAGGTGAGAAAGGCTGctgaggaagaggaagacgatgcAGGGGACGCGGAAGAAGCGACAGATAGGAATGAAGCAGTGAAGGAAGCGTCTCCTGCAGTGGTGGACAGAGAAAAGAGTGCAACGCCTGTGGAAGAAAATCGTGACGttcctgctgctgctgctgatgtTGATGGGAGAGGCGAAGAGAGGAAAGAGCAGTCGCCTGTCAGTGTTCCTGTAGTCGACGTGCACGATCCTTCACCGGACGAGGAACGTGCTAGCGAGCCCCCAAAGAGCgaagaggcggcggtggcgccAGCTGCAAAGGAATTGCTGGCGGGAAAATTGGACGCGGGAAAGGGCAGTCGGCCGTCGTCCGCGTCGTCGGTTGACGGGgttaagaaaaaaacgaagacgattgtTGTCAAGAAGgtcgtgaagaaaaaggttGTGAAGCGAGTTGCCAAGACAACGGAAAAGCATGCTGCAGATGATAGCGCTGTTGCCGCTGCCACTCCTGCGCCCGTTGCAGATAAAGAAGATGTACCGGAAACAGCGAAAGAAGTTTCTAGTACGGCAACGACCAATGGTagcgccgctgccgccaGCGAAGGTGAAACGTatgaagaaaggcgaagacgacggcagGAGAGGAGGGCTGCTCGGCATCGAGGCGAAGCCGTAAATGACGAAGGGACGTCggcagcgtcgtcgacgagaacggatTCTCCCGTCGATTATGGTGCGCGCAGAAAGGCTCGACTGGAAGCGAGAAAGAAGCAGGAGCAGGAggaaagggagaagaggGAAAGGTTCAAGAGTTCGTTGAATGCGGGATCGGAATCAGGGCCCAA ACCGTCTCTTTCGAAAAAAGACTCTGGCCAACAACAGCTTCTGACCTGGGTCAAGAGCAAGTGCAGATATTATGAG AACGTTGAAGTGAATGATTTCAGCAAGTCGTTTTCGGACGGTTTGGCTTTCTGTGCCTTGGCACACACGTACTTTCCCGAAGAAGTTCCCTTTGACGAACTGACAAAAGAGGACAGACGTCGAAACTTTGAGTTGGCTTTTACCACTTTCAC GGAAGCTGGCGTTGGAGACATGCTAGATGTTGACGATTTTGTTGCAACCTCTCATCCTGACCCACGAAGCGTAATGACCTATTTGTCATCTATATATCATTTCTTCAAGTAG
- the LOC136187203 gene encoding smoothelin-like isoform X3, whose protein sequence is MDDREAELRAELQSATSYDDRRRIRAELRLLQKSGGGGGGGTTIPARKTGSTDYTRRGATSPTKAKSPTPPLLPLSSQKETTPPAEAAVASPTQTTQAMITLENNRMTPTPPPQSTTPPERAMSPSASAPIRAAAKPEIVAAAVAAAAGHRGENDTESGIDMASPDMVDGESDDDEAVSEDEEIRQVEELLKTTKDFRQRRKMRQELDSLKEAREEKLKGRRSRKKGAKSAAEKPTIVEEEEKEEPVVQQEEEEEKEEKEEEETKEEEEEETFSEDEDIAQLEKLVKTTRDFRKRREYMKQLEELKANREQKAAARRRAEPEPQESIESKQEVISEEVEVEREEIEEEEETAKSPTPEQETRGGGGGGDVEEEEEEEEEEEEEEETRSQSEKATTPSEKESTPTSPPPAQDSDDSAKKRPPFGGVRMHGAIGVELKPPPPAVATKPRPGRPIVPKEKEAGADSGDFRGLLRKKRSDDKAAVATRQTATGPVQLDFRNVLKKRGGGGGGESGKAAPSPDYRSALKKKVGGPSESVGKRAADAGGKVDFRSHLRKNRESDEEGSGRSRSSTERSSAERSFGVRKAKSQDQPQKDVAAATTLTTTASLHVERRSTSPRRSTSPRRLTPSNKKRSRSPSRESTPVRKEEEAEEEVRKAAEEEEDDAGDAEEATDRNEAVKEASPAVVDREKSATPVEENRDVPAAAADVDGRGEERKEQSPVSVPVVDVHDPSPDEERASEPPKSEEAAVAPAAKELLAGKLDAGKGSRPSSASSVDGVKKKTKTIVVKKVVKKKVVKRVAKTTEKHAADDSAVAAATPAPVADKEDVPETAKEVSSTATTNGSAAAASEGETYEERRRRRQERRAARHRGEAVNDEGTSAASSTRTDSPVDYGARRKARLEARKKQEQEEREKRERFKSSLNAGSESGPKPSLSKKDSGQQQLLTWVKSKCRYYENVEVNDFSKSFSDGLAFCALAHTYFPEEVPFDELTKEDRRRNFELAFTTFTEAGVGDMLDVDDFVATSHPDPRSVMTYLSSIYHFFK, encoded by the exons ATGGACGACAGAGAAGCCGAACTTCGAGCCGAA CTCCAAAGCGCAACCAGttacgacgatcgacgacgcatTCGCGCAGAATTGCGTCTTCTCCagaaaagcggcggcggcggcggcggcggcacaaCGATCCCAGCGCGAAAAACCGGATCGACCGACTACACACGCCGCGGCGCCACGTCGCCAACCAAAGCCAAATCGCCAACGCCACCGCTATTGCCGCTTTCGtcacaaaaagaaacgacgccaCCGGCCGAAGCGGCGGTGGCGTCACCAACACAAACGACCCAGGCGATGATAACGCTAGAGAACAACCGAATGACGCCAACCCCGCCGCCGCAATCGACGACTCCCCCCGAACGAGCGATGAGTCCGAGTGCTTCGGCGCCAATACGAGCCGCCGCGAAGCCTgagatcgtcgccgccgccgtcgccgccgccgccggtcaTCGTGGCGAAAATGACACGGAAAGCGGAATCGACATGGCGTCGCCTGATATGGTCGATGGGgagtcggacgacgacgaagcggtgagcgaagacgaagaaattcgacAAGTTGAAGAGCTG ctcaaaacgacgaaggaTTTTCGTCAGAGACGCAAGATGAGACAAGAATTGGATTCGCTAAAGGAAGCCCGCGAAG AGAAGTTAAAGGGAAGGCGATCGCGCAAAAAAGGAGCGAAATCAGCTGCCGAAAAACCGACGATCgtagaggaagaagagaaggaggagccAGTTGTGCagcaagaggaagaagaagaaaaagaagaaaaagaagaagaagagacgaaagaggaagaggaagaagaaaccttttcggaagacgaagatatTGCGCAGCTGGAGAAATTG GTGAAGACCACCAGGGATTTCCGGAAGAGACGCGAGTACATGAAACAGCTGGAAGAATTGAAGGCCAATCGAGAGC AGAAAGCAGCGGCTAGACGTCGTGCTGAACCCGAGCCCCAAGAGTCGATTGAATCAAAACAGGAAGTGATCTCCGAGGAAG TAGaagtagagagagaggaaatagaagaagaagaggaaacggCCAAATCGCCCACCCCGGAGCAAGAAACCA gaggaggaggaggaggcggtgacgttgaagaagaagaagaagaagaagaagaggaagaggaggaggaggaaacgCGTTCTCAATccgaaaaggcgacgaccCCCTCGGAGAAGGAATCAACGCCGACTTCGCCGCCTCCCGCTCAGGATTCCG atgataGTGCAAAGAAGCGGCCTCCTTTCGGAGGCGTACGAATGCACGGAGCGATTGGGGTGGAATTgaaaccgccgccgccggcggtggcgacgaAGCCGCGCCCCGGCAGACCGATCGTGCccaaggaaaaagaagccggTGCGGACAGCGGAGACTTTCGGGGTTTACTTcggaaaaagagaagcgaTGATAAGGCCGCTGTTGCCACGCGACAGACGGCGACGGGGCCCGTTCAGCTCGACTttcgaaacgttttgaagaaaagaggcggcggtggaggaggagagtcCGGCAAAGCAGCTCCGTCTCCGGATTATAGATCggctttgaagaaaaaggtcGGGGGTCCGAGCGAAAGCGTCGGGAAGCGTGCCGCCGATGCAGGGggaaaagtcgattttcgGTCTCACCTGAGAAAGAATCGCGAGTCTGATGAGGAGGGGAGTGGGAGATCGAGGTCATCGACGGAAAGATCGTCGGCGGAACGATCGTTTGGCGtgcgaaaagcgaaaagtCAAGATCAACCGcagaaagacgtcgccgcagcgacgacgctgacgacgacCGCGTCTTTGCACGTCGAGCGCAGATCGACTTCGCCGCGCAGATCGACTTCGCCGCGTAGATTGACGCCGTCGAACAAAAAACGTtcgcgatcgccgtcgcgcgaatcgacgcccgttcggaaggaagaggaggcggaAGAGGAGGTGAGAAAGGCTGctgaggaagaggaagacgatgcAGGGGACGCGGAAGAAGCGACAGATAGGAATGAAGCAGTGAAGGAAGCGTCTCCTGCAGTGGTGGACAGAGAAAAGAGTGCAACGCCTGTGGAAGAAAATCGTGACGttcctgctgctgctgctgatgtTGATGGGAGAGGCGAAGAGAGGAAAGAGCAGTCGCCTGTCAGTGTTCCTGTAGTCGACGTGCACGATCCTTCACCGGACGAGGAACGTGCTAGCGAGCCCCCAAAGAGCgaagaggcggcggtggcgccAGCTGCAAAGGAATTGCTGGCGGGAAAATTGGACGCGGGAAAGGGCAGTCGGCCGTCGTCCGCGTCGTCGGTTGACGGGgttaagaaaaaaacgaagacgattgtTGTCAAGAAGgtcgtgaagaaaaaggttGTGAAGCGAGTTGCCAAGACAACGGAAAAGCATGCTGCAGATGATAGCGCTGTTGCCGCTGCCACTCCTGCGCCCGTTGCAGATAAAGAAGATGTACCGGAAACAGCGAAAGAAGTTTCTAGTACGGCAACGACCAATGGTagcgccgctgccgccaGCGAAGGTGAAACGTatgaagaaaggcgaagacgacggcagGAGAGGAGGGCTGCTCGGCATCGAGGCGAAGCCGTAAATGACGAAGGGACGTCggcagcgtcgtcgacgagaacggatTCTCCCGTCGATTATGGTGCGCGCAGAAAGGCTCGACTGGAAGCGAGAAAGAAGCAGGAGCAGGAggaaagggagaagaggGAAAGGTTCAAGAGTTCGTTGAATGCGGGATCGGAATCAGGGCCCAA ACCGTCTCTTTCGAAAAAAGACTCTGGCCAACAACAGCTTCTGACCTGGGTCAAGAGCAAGTGCAGATATTATGAG AACGTTGAAGTGAATGATTTCAGCAAGTCGTTTTCGGACGGTTTGGCTTTCTGTGCCTTGGCACACACGTACTTTCCCGAAGAAGTTCCCTTTGACGAACTGACAAAAGAGGACAGACGTCGAAACTTTGAGTTGGCTTTTACCACTTTCAC GGAAGCTGGCGTTGGAGACATGCTAGATGTTGACGATTTTGTTGCAACCTCTCATCCTGACCCACGAAGCGTAATGACCTATTTGTCATCTATATATCATTTCTTCAAGTAG
- the LOC136187203 gene encoding smoothelin-like isoform X1: MDDREAELRAELQSATSYDDRRRIRAELRLLQKSGGGGGGGTTIPARKTGSTDYTRRGATSPTKAKSPTPPLLPLSSQKETTPPAEAAVASPTQTTQAMITLENNRMTPTPPPQSTTPPERAMSPSASAPIRAAAKPEIVAAAVAAAAGHRGENDTESGIDMASPDMVDGESDDDEAVSEDEEIRQVEELLKTTKDFRQRRKMRQELDSLKEAREEKLKGRRSRKKGAKSAAEKPTIVEEEEKEEPVVQQEEEEEKEEKEEEETKEEEEEETFSEDEDIAQLEKLVKTTRDFRKRREYMKQLEELKANREQKAAARRRAEPEPQESIESKQEVISEEVEVEREEIEEEEETAKSPTPEQETTGGGGGGGDVEEEEEEEEEEEEEEETRSQSEKATTPSEKESTPTSPPPAQDSDDSAKKRPPFGGVRMHGAIGVELKPPPPAVATKPRPGRPIVPKEKEAGADSGDFRGLLRKKRSDDKAAVATRQTATGPVQLDFRNVLKKRGGGGGGESGKAAPSPDYRSALKKKVGGPSESVGKRAADAGGKVDFRSHLRKNRESDEEGSGRSRSSTERSSAERSFGVRKAKSQDQPQKDVAAATTLTTTASLHVERRSTSPRRSTSPRRLTPSNKKRSRSPSRESTPVRKEEEAEEEVRKAAEEEEDDAGDAEEATDRNEAVKEASPAVVDREKSATPVEENRDVPAAAADVDGRGEERKEQSPVSVPVVDVHDPSPDEERASEPPKSEEAAVAPAAKELLAGKLDAGKGSRPSSASSVDGVKKKTKTIVVKKVVKKKVVKRVAKTTEKHAADDSAVAAATPAPVADKEDVPETAKEVSSTATTNGSAAAASEGETYEERRRRRQERRAARHRGEAVNDEGTSAASSTRTDSPVDYGARRKARLEARKKQEQEEREKRERFKSSLNAGSESGPKPSLSKKDSGQQQLLTWVKSKCRYYENVEVNDFSKSFSDGLAFCALAHTYFPEEVPFDELTKEDRRRNFELAFTTFTEAGVGDMLDVDDFVATSHPDPRSVMTYLSSIYHFFK; encoded by the exons ATGGACGACAGAGAAGCCGAACTTCGAGCCGAA CTCCAAAGCGCAACCAGttacgacgatcgacgacgcatTCGCGCAGAATTGCGTCTTCTCCagaaaagcggcggcggcggcggcggcggcacaaCGATCCCAGCGCGAAAAACCGGATCGACCGACTACACACGCCGCGGCGCCACGTCGCCAACCAAAGCCAAATCGCCAACGCCACCGCTATTGCCGCTTTCGtcacaaaaagaaacgacgccaCCGGCCGAAGCGGCGGTGGCGTCACCAACACAAACGACCCAGGCGATGATAACGCTAGAGAACAACCGAATGACGCCAACCCCGCCGCCGCAATCGACGACTCCCCCCGAACGAGCGATGAGTCCGAGTGCTTCGGCGCCAATACGAGCCGCCGCGAAGCCTgagatcgtcgccgccgccgtcgccgccgccgccggtcaTCGTGGCGAAAATGACACGGAAAGCGGAATCGACATGGCGTCGCCTGATATGGTCGATGGGgagtcggacgacgacgaagcggtgagcgaagacgaagaaattcgacAAGTTGAAGAGCTG ctcaaaacgacgaaggaTTTTCGTCAGAGACGCAAGATGAGACAAGAATTGGATTCGCTAAAGGAAGCCCGCGAAG AGAAGTTAAAGGGAAGGCGATCGCGCAAAAAAGGAGCGAAATCAGCTGCCGAAAAACCGACGATCgtagaggaagaagagaaggaggagccAGTTGTGCagcaagaggaagaagaagaaaaagaagaaaaagaagaagaagagacgaaagaggaagaggaagaagaaaccttttcggaagacgaagatatTGCGCAGCTGGAGAAATTG GTGAAGACCACCAGGGATTTCCGGAAGAGACGCGAGTACATGAAACAGCTGGAAGAATTGAAGGCCAATCGAGAGC AGAAAGCAGCGGCTAGACGTCGTGCTGAACCCGAGCCCCAAGAGTCGATTGAATCAAAACAGGAAGTGATCTCCGAGGAAG TAGaagtagagagagaggaaatagaagaagaagaggaaacggCCAAATCGCCCACCCCGGAGCAAGAAACCA caggaggaggaggaggaggcggtgacgttgaagaagaagaagaagaagaagaagaggaagaggaggaggaggaaacgCGTTCTCAATccgaaaaggcgacgaccCCCTCGGAGAAGGAATCAACGCCGACTTCGCCGCCTCCCGCTCAGGATTCCG atgataGTGCAAAGAAGCGGCCTCCTTTCGGAGGCGTACGAATGCACGGAGCGATTGGGGTGGAATTgaaaccgccgccgccggcggtggcgacgaAGCCGCGCCCCGGCAGACCGATCGTGCccaaggaaaaagaagccggTGCGGACAGCGGAGACTTTCGGGGTTTACTTcggaaaaagagaagcgaTGATAAGGCCGCTGTTGCCACGCGACAGACGGCGACGGGGCCCGTTCAGCTCGACTttcgaaacgttttgaagaaaagaggcggcggtggaggaggagagtcCGGCAAAGCAGCTCCGTCTCCGGATTATAGATCggctttgaagaaaaaggtcGGGGGTCCGAGCGAAAGCGTCGGGAAGCGTGCCGCCGATGCAGGGggaaaagtcgattttcgGTCTCACCTGAGAAAGAATCGCGAGTCTGATGAGGAGGGGAGTGGGAGATCGAGGTCATCGACGGAAAGATCGTCGGCGGAACGATCGTTTGGCGtgcgaaaagcgaaaagtCAAGATCAACCGcagaaagacgtcgccgcagcgacgacgctgacgacgacCGCGTCTTTGCACGTCGAGCGCAGATCGACTTCGCCGCGCAGATCGACTTCGCCGCGTAGATTGACGCCGTCGAACAAAAAACGTtcgcgatcgccgtcgcgcgaatcgacgcccgttcggaaggaagaggaggcggaAGAGGAGGTGAGAAAGGCTGctgaggaagaggaagacgatgcAGGGGACGCGGAAGAAGCGACAGATAGGAATGAAGCAGTGAAGGAAGCGTCTCCTGCAGTGGTGGACAGAGAAAAGAGTGCAACGCCTGTGGAAGAAAATCGTGACGttcctgctgctgctgctgatgtTGATGGGAGAGGCGAAGAGAGGAAAGAGCAGTCGCCTGTCAGTGTTCCTGTAGTCGACGTGCACGATCCTTCACCGGACGAGGAACGTGCTAGCGAGCCCCCAAAGAGCgaagaggcggcggtggcgccAGCTGCAAAGGAATTGCTGGCGGGAAAATTGGACGCGGGAAAGGGCAGTCGGCCGTCGTCCGCGTCGTCGGTTGACGGGgttaagaaaaaaacgaagacgattgtTGTCAAGAAGgtcgtgaagaaaaaggttGTGAAGCGAGTTGCCAAGACAACGGAAAAGCATGCTGCAGATGATAGCGCTGTTGCCGCTGCCACTCCTGCGCCCGTTGCAGATAAAGAAGATGTACCGGAAACAGCGAAAGAAGTTTCTAGTACGGCAACGACCAATGGTagcgccgctgccgccaGCGAAGGTGAAACGTatgaagaaaggcgaagacgacggcagGAGAGGAGGGCTGCTCGGCATCGAGGCGAAGCCGTAAATGACGAAGGGACGTCggcagcgtcgtcgacgagaacggatTCTCCCGTCGATTATGGTGCGCGCAGAAAGGCTCGACTGGAAGCGAGAAAGAAGCAGGAGCAGGAggaaagggagaagaggGAAAGGTTCAAGAGTTCGTTGAATGCGGGATCGGAATCAGGGCCCAA ACCGTCTCTTTCGAAAAAAGACTCTGGCCAACAACAGCTTCTGACCTGGGTCAAGAGCAAGTGCAGATATTATGAG AACGTTGAAGTGAATGATTTCAGCAAGTCGTTTTCGGACGGTTTGGCTTTCTGTGCCTTGGCACACACGTACTTTCCCGAAGAAGTTCCCTTTGACGAACTGACAAAAGAGGACAGACGTCGAAACTTTGAGTTGGCTTTTACCACTTTCAC GGAAGCTGGCGTTGGAGACATGCTAGATGTTGACGATTTTGTTGCAACCTCTCATCCTGACCCACGAAGCGTAATGACCTATTTGTCATCTATATATCATTTCTTCAAGTAG